A window of bacterium genomic DNA:
AACTTCTTTGCCTCAATTGTTGGAGCATTTATGTACTTTGCAACTTTAACAGAAGTTCCCATTCTTCAGGGTCTGATTGCAAACGGAATGGGAAAAGGCCCTGCACTGGCACTGCTTCTTGCCGGGCCGGCACTCTCTTTACCAAATATGCTGGTTATAAGAAGTGTGATCGGTACAAAAAAGACGTTGGTATTTGTATCTCTTGTTGTTGTAATGGCAACAATTACTGGATTGATCTTTGGCAGTTTGTTTTAATGAAAATAACCAGGGAATGCAGAGATGCCCAATTCGGGCTACTCTATTCTTAGAATAATGAGGTAGATATACATGACAAAAATTCAGATTCTCGGCACAGGGTGCCAAAAATGCAGAATAATGGAACAGCAGGTAAGAAAAGCAGCAGAACAGCTTGAAAAAAAATTTGAGATTATTAAAGTAGAAGAAATTGATGAAATCCTCAAATTCGGAGTAATGATGACTCCGGCTCTTGTTATAGACGGTGATGTAAAAATAATCGGGAAATCTCCCGGCGTGGAAAAACTGAAAAAAATATTAGGTGAATTATGAGTGAAAATGTAAAAACAAAAATAAGATGTGGTGCCTGTAGTAAAGAATTTTCTCGGGAACAAATTGAGTACGTTAATATTCAGACATGCTGCTCTGTAAAACGTGTTGCTGTTTGCAAAGATTGTATTAATAAATACAACCTCAGGCAAAAATAGCACAATTTCAGGAGAGATTAAATGGCTACCTACACATGTCCAATCTGCGGCCAGGAACTGATTGAAAAAACAGGAACATATACATGCTCCTTCTGTGGAGCAATTGAGCAGGGAGAATGGATCTGCCCCAACGGTCATTACCAGTGCGAAGAATGCAGACTTTCTACACAGGACGAAATAATTGAACGTGTCTGTCTTAATACGGATTGTACCGACCCAGTGGAAATGGCAAACCTGATCATGAAACACCCGTCATTTAATGATTTTGGAGTGGAACACCATTTTCTGGTCACACCTGTAATACTGACAGCAGTTCTTAATCTTAAGCATAGAAAAATTGAATCAAAAGATATCAGGAGATGTTTCAAACGGGCAGAGAACATCCCTTACGGCACATGCGGAAGCCGCGGAGATTGCGGAGCATGTGTAGGTTCAGGAACAGCAGTTTCAATTCTGCTCAAAGCCAATTACATGTCAGACAGAGAAAGATCTCTTGTAATGCTCACAACTG
This region includes:
- a CDS encoding TM0996/MTH895 family glutaredoxin-like protein, encoding MTKIQILGTGCQKCRIMEQQVRKAAEQLEKKFEIIKVEEIDEILKFGVMMTPALVIDGDVKIIGKSPGVEKLKKILGEL